Proteins encoded within one genomic window of Saccharopolyspora pogona:
- a CDS encoding MFS transporter: MTNTAVARDALYRRVGWRILPLLILCYTFAYLDRVNIGFAKLHMQEDVGISESGYGLAAGIFFLGYVIFEVPSNLLLEKIGTRKTIFRIMVLWGLTSAAMMLVSDATTFYVLRFLLGVFEAGFAPGIIFYLTYWYPPARMAAAMGLLMLPGPIGSMLGGPVSSWLITNFEGVAGLHGWQWMFLLEGLPCVVLAFVVWKTLADTPDQAKWLSAEEKELLRRDLAVDRDEGTRSFREVLRDPRVYALAIGYFCLISGLYAVSFWLPTILKENGLTDTVKIGLYSALPYAFAIVLMVVLGRRSDRTGERRLHSSITALISAVALAVAAFTASSFAVSLIAIVIATACMWASYTLFWAMPSTYLKGTAAAGGIALINSIGLLGGFLSPTLIGFVKDATGSTVVGLLSMVALLLIGSLAIYANRLPTR; encoded by the coding sequence ATGACCAACACTGCCGTGGCGCGCGACGCCCTCTACCGGCGGGTGGGCTGGCGGATCCTGCCGTTGCTCATCCTCTGCTACACATTCGCCTACCTGGACCGCGTCAACATCGGGTTCGCCAAGCTGCACATGCAGGAGGACGTCGGGATCAGCGAGTCGGGCTACGGGCTGGCGGCCGGGATCTTCTTCCTCGGCTACGTGATCTTCGAGGTGCCCAGCAACCTGCTGCTGGAGAAGATCGGCACCCGCAAGACGATCTTCCGCATCATGGTCCTCTGGGGGCTCACCTCGGCGGCGATGATGCTCGTCAGCGACGCGACGACGTTCTACGTGCTGCGCTTCCTGCTCGGCGTGTTCGAGGCCGGTTTCGCGCCCGGCATCATCTTCTACCTCACCTACTGGTACCCGCCGGCGCGGATGGCGGCGGCGATGGGTCTGCTGATGCTCCCCGGTCCGATCGGCTCGATGCTCGGCGGCCCGGTGTCCTCGTGGCTGATCACCAACTTCGAGGGCGTCGCCGGACTGCACGGCTGGCAGTGGATGTTCCTGCTGGAAGGCCTGCCGTGCGTGGTGCTCGCGTTCGTCGTCTGGAAGACGCTGGCCGACACCCCTGACCAGGCGAAGTGGCTCAGCGCCGAGGAGAAGGAACTGCTGCGCCGGGACCTCGCGGTGGACCGGGACGAGGGGACGCGCAGCTTCCGGGAGGTGCTGCGCGACCCGCGGGTGTACGCCCTGGCGATCGGGTACTTCTGCCTGATCAGCGGCCTGTACGCGGTGAGCTTCTGGCTGCCGACGATCCTGAAGGAGAACGGGCTCACCGACACCGTCAAGATCGGCCTCTACTCGGCGCTGCCGTACGCGTTCGCGATCGTGCTGATGGTCGTGCTGGGGCGGCGCTCGGACCGCACCGGTGAACGCCGCCTGCACAGCTCGATCACGGCGCTGATCAGCGCCGTCGCGCTCGCGGTCGCGGCTTTCACGGCCAGCAGCTTCGCGGTTTCGCTGATCGCCATCGTCATCGCGACGGCGTGCATGTGGGCGTCGTACACGCTGTTCTGGGCGATGCCGTCGACGTACCTGAAGGGCACGGCCGCGGCCGGTGGGATCGCGCTGATCAACAGCATCGGCCTGCTCGGCGGTTTCCTCAGCCCGACGCTGATCGGTTTCGTCAAGGACGCCACCGGAAGCACGGTGGTGGGCCTGCTCTCGATGGTCGCCCTGCTGCTGATCGGGAGCCTCGCGATCTACGCCAACCGGCTCCCGACGAGATGA
- a CDS encoding helix-turn-helix domain-containing protein produces the protein MRRPAGSTRRRPPRVRAAASRSASIGCAAQRLFVSQPALSKQIRVLERGLGFDLFERRARDVVLTPQGEVLLLEATASRGAVPGGTRHRVAHRGHAPRIQAFLAALEDTPAENP, from the coding sequence ATCCGCCGCCCAGCGGGCTCCACGCGACGACGCCCACCCCGAGTTCGCGCGGCGGCGAGCAGGTCCGCGTCGATCGGCTGCGCCGCGCAGCGGTTGTTCGTCTCCCAGCCCGCGCTGTCCAAGCAGATCCGGGTGCTCGAACGCGGGCTGGGCTTCGACCTGTTCGAGCGCCGAGCCCGCGACGTCGTGCTGACCCCGCAAGGCGAAGTGCTGCTGCTCGAAGCCACCGCGAGTCGCGGAGCTGTCCCCGGCGGAACTCGCCATCGCGTGGCGCACCGAGGACACGCGCCCAGGATCCAAGCCTTCCTCGCCGCCTTGGAAGACACCCCAGCCGAGAACCCGTGA
- a CDS encoding GNAT family N-acetyltransferase translates to MDPLHDPDDEALLHPRQARDLAGLVETARLASAVVRYGLRTRVGAATVVLNQDNPLPAANHACALWGTLAGIAGTLLELEQVFAEAGRAEAVVYASPTTVAEIEGIADDAGWRAVEELVALLHRFRQDTRGGARPAVDRDLPQIVDLIADDAGLSDPDERLLLRNFGHRIDDPRCVLRVVDDPGADRIAGFAQGFIERGIGLVEQVVVRPGRRRRGVGRELVADVVDELRGRGALLVAAHTEEGGTAERFAEACGFEVVYAVTAYARRIDDLL, encoded by the coding sequence GTGGATCCGCTGCACGACCCCGACGACGAAGCCCTGCTGCACCCCAGGCAGGCCCGCGACCTCGCAGGGCTGGTCGAGACCGCGCGACTGGCATCGGCCGTCGTGCGCTACGGGCTGCGCACCCGGGTCGGCGCGGCGACGGTGGTGCTCAACCAGGACAACCCCTTGCCCGCCGCGAACCACGCGTGCGCCCTGTGGGGAACCCTCGCGGGGATCGCCGGAACCCTGCTGGAACTGGAGCAGGTCTTCGCCGAGGCGGGCCGCGCCGAGGCCGTCGTCTACGCCTCGCCGACCACGGTCGCGGAGATCGAGGGCATCGCTGACGACGCCGGTTGGCGCGCGGTGGAAGAACTCGTGGCGCTGCTGCACCGGTTCCGCCAGGACACCAGGGGAGGGGCGCGTCCAGCCGTGGACCGCGACCTGCCCCAGATCGTGGACCTGATCGCCGACGACGCCGGGCTCTCCGACCCGGACGAGCGGCTGCTGCTGCGCAACTTCGGACACCGAATCGACGACCCGCGCTGCGTGCTGCGCGTCGTCGACGACCCCGGCGCCGATCGCATCGCCGGATTCGCCCAGGGCTTCATCGAGCGCGGCATCGGCCTGGTCGAGCAGGTGGTCGTGCGGCCCGGCCGGCGGCGCCGCGGCGTCGGGAGGGAACTGGTCGCGGACGTCGTCGACGAACTGCGCGGGCGCGGAGCGCTGCTGGTCGCGGCGCACACCGAAGAGGGCGGGACGGCGGAGCGGTTCGCGGAGGCCTGCGGCTTCGAGGTGGTCTACGCGGTGACCGCCTACGCGCGCCGGATCGACGATCTGCTGTGA
- a CDS encoding TetR/AcrR family transcriptional regulator → MVTKQEWLDEGLAILAELGAPSITIDRLCQRLGMTKGSFYHHFQGMRGYRTALLEHFEAKCTTRLIDEVERGPSTTPRAKLDHLLDLVASAKHEHGPDLDVGMRAWALQDEEAKQTQQRVDRTRFDYLRILTRGLGTDPQTAADIADLLYLTLIGAGHMVPPTKPAELRRLFAQLIRFGTGENPRGDNR, encoded by the coding sequence ATGGTGACCAAGCAGGAATGGCTGGACGAGGGCCTGGCGATCCTCGCCGAACTCGGCGCCCCGTCGATCACGATCGACCGACTGTGCCAGCGGCTCGGCATGACGAAAGGCTCGTTCTACCACCACTTCCAGGGCATGCGGGGCTACAGAACGGCACTGCTGGAGCATTTCGAAGCGAAGTGCACAACCCGCCTGATCGACGAGGTCGAGCGCGGCCCGTCCACTACCCCACGAGCGAAGCTCGACCACCTCCTGGACCTGGTGGCATCGGCGAAGCACGAACACGGCCCGGACCTCGACGTCGGCATGCGCGCCTGGGCGCTGCAGGACGAAGAGGCCAAGCAAACCCAACAACGCGTCGACCGAACCCGCTTCGACTACCTGCGAATCCTGACCAGGGGCCTGGGAACGGATCCGCAAACGGCGGCCGACATAGCAGATCTCCTCTACCTGACCCTGATCGGCGCGGGCCACATGGTCCCACCAACGAAACCGGCAGAACTGCGAAGACTCTTCGCCCAGCTAATCCGATTCGGCACTGGCGAAAACCCGCGGGGAGACAACCGATGA
- a CDS encoding UvrD-helicase domain-containing protein, producing MTGTFHRRQERLRREAEEELRDRLLPTWQNRVLQRFVVERDSGWYTLLNQFAPHTPGNRPDAVLVGPLGVLVVLLRESEPEWEAARAAFVWTAELLAGASIGSGMLTESVARTVVVHPAGFKGRRGHTGEHLTVTEAELDRLLRRGDQVLTGEKALAVARHLDTLTFDLTPIMWNPQRIPQQRAPAQRGRPAGPFGVHDLRREQVVDALDRPFRDWRIFLDDAQLAAVRRHYSGPARITGPAGTGKSVLALHRLAHLARRSTGKLLFTTHLRNLPLIAEAQFRSLAPQLAARIEFTHLQSWAWDFLAGRGRAAEVDEQQVEQAFDAVWQRSELTAPLRKFRGARGYWKDEIDRVIKGRGIRSLEIYRAVPRKGRGVNLPAEFRAHVWQFYCEYERALSERGVFDQNDVLMRALAELERRPLPRQYTAVVVDEVQDLTLIGLRLVHAISGDGPNQLLLVGDGQQQVYAGGWRLSEAGISLQGRGEILRRNYRNRTAIVEQAGELDAINRFDDLDGGPAVPLRSALPVLRGGRVVEWQGNDQDEALVSALRRLGDGSAAAVLTRTNGAAEHWEKVLRAAGFAVRPLDRWDGRDSEPIHVGTVHHAKGTEFRSVFLPDEPLLSGGHREEREALHRQRLVAVTRARDFLWMGAVVAS from the coding sequence GTGACCGGGACCTTCCACCGCCGCCAGGAAAGACTGCGCCGCGAAGCCGAGGAGGAGCTGCGCGACCGGCTGCTGCCGACGTGGCAGAACCGCGTGCTGCAGCGATTCGTGGTGGAGCGCGACAGCGGTTGGTACACGCTGCTCAACCAATTCGCGCCGCACACCCCGGGTAACCGCCCCGACGCCGTGCTCGTCGGGCCGCTCGGGGTGCTGGTGGTCCTGCTGCGCGAAAGCGAACCCGAGTGGGAGGCCGCGCGGGCGGCGTTCGTGTGGACCGCGGAGCTGTTGGCCGGCGCGTCGATCGGCTCGGGCATGTTGACCGAATCGGTGGCCCGGACCGTGGTCGTGCATCCCGCCGGCTTCAAGGGCCGGCGCGGGCACACCGGCGAGCACCTCACCGTCACCGAGGCCGAACTGGACCGGCTCCTGCGGCGCGGCGACCAGGTGCTGACGGGTGAAAAGGCGCTGGCCGTCGCCCGCCACCTGGACACCCTCACCTTCGATCTGACGCCGATCATGTGGAATCCGCAGCGGATCCCGCAGCAGCGCGCCCCCGCCCAGCGGGGGCGCCCGGCCGGGCCGTTCGGCGTCCACGACCTGCGCCGCGAGCAGGTCGTGGACGCCTTGGACCGGCCGTTCCGGGACTGGCGGATCTTCCTGGACGACGCCCAGCTCGCCGCGGTCCGGCGGCACTACTCCGGTCCGGCGCGGATCACCGGCCCGGCGGGCACCGGCAAGTCCGTGCTGGCCCTGCACCGGTTGGCCCACCTGGCGCGGCGGTCCACCGGGAAGCTGCTGTTCACCACGCACCTACGCAATCTGCCGTTGATCGCCGAGGCGCAGTTCCGGTCGCTGGCGCCGCAGCTCGCGGCGCGCATCGAGTTCACCCACCTGCAATCCTGGGCGTGGGACTTCCTGGCCGGGCGCGGGCGGGCCGCCGAGGTCGACGAGCAGCAGGTGGAGCAGGCCTTCGACGCGGTGTGGCAGCGCAGCGAGCTGACCGCGCCGCTGCGGAAATTCCGCGGTGCGCGCGGCTATTGGAAGGACGAGATCGACCGGGTGATCAAGGGGCGCGGGATCCGCTCGCTGGAGATCTACCGGGCGGTTCCGCGCAAGGGTCGCGGCGTGAACCTGCCGGCCGAGTTCCGGGCCCACGTCTGGCAGTTCTACTGCGAGTACGAGCGCGCGCTGTCCGAGCGGGGCGTGTTCGACCAAAACGACGTGCTGATGCGGGCGCTGGCGGAGCTCGAACGCCGTCCGCTGCCCCGGCAGTACACCGCGGTGGTCGTCGACGAGGTCCAGGACCTGACGCTGATCGGGCTGCGGCTGGTGCACGCGATCAGCGGCGACGGGCCGAACCAGCTGCTGCTCGTCGGCGACGGCCAGCAGCAGGTGTACGCCGGTGGCTGGCGGCTGTCCGAAGCCGGGATCTCGTTGCAGGGGCGCGGGGAGATCCTGCGGCGCAACTACCGGAACCGGACCGCGATCGTCGAGCAGGCCGGGGAGCTCGACGCGATCAACCGGTTCGACGACCTCGACGGTGGTCCGGCGGTCCCGCTGCGCTCGGCGCTGCCGGTGCTGCGCGGCGGGCGGGTCGTCGAGTGGCAGGGCAACGACCAGGACGAGGCGCTGGTATCCGCGCTGCGGCGGCTCGGCGACGGCTCTGCGGCGGCGGTGCTCACCCGCACCAACGGCGCGGCCGAGCACTGGGAGAAGGTGCTTCGCGCAGCGGGTTTCGCGGTTCGGCCGCTGGACCGCTGGGATGGGCGAGATTCCGAGCCGATCCACGTCGGGACCGTGCACCACGCCAAGGGCACCGAGTTCCGCAGCGTGTTCCTGCCCGACGAACCGCTGTTGTCCGGCGGCCACCGGGAAGAACGCGAAGCGTTGCACCGGCAACGCCTGGTCGCGGTAACCCGAGCCCGCGACTTCCTCTGGATGGGCGCCGTCGTCGCTTCGTGA
- a CDS encoding MarR family winged helix-turn-helix transcriptional regulator, with product MDPDFLRSLMALHRELRGLYAAIARHFGLTAQQVELLCLLKDRAPSSGELAALLGCDKTNITGMVDRLERRGLLARVTDRNDRRISRLSLTDEGMALGGKLREAFNAQVAERWGSLPPEDAAALVRLAQENS from the coding sequence ATGGACCCGGACTTTTTGCGCTCCCTGATGGCGTTGCACCGCGAACTGCGCGGGCTCTACGCGGCCATCGCCCGCCACTTCGGGCTGACAGCGCAACAGGTCGAGCTGCTGTGCCTGCTCAAGGACCGCGCCCCGTCCTCCGGCGAGCTCGCGGCGTTGCTGGGCTGCGACAAGACCAACATCACCGGCATGGTCGACCGCCTGGAACGACGCGGTCTGCTAGCCCGCGTGACGGACCGCAACGACCGCCGGATCAGCCGGCTCAGCCTGACCGACGAGGGCATGGCCCTGGGGGGCAAGCTCCGCGAAGCCTTCAACGCGCAGGTCGCCGAGCGCTGGGGTTCCCTGCCCCCGGAGGACGCCGCGGCTCTCGTGCGCCTGGCGCAAGAAAACTCGTGA
- a CDS encoding DUF885 domain-containing protein — protein sequence MSTPAQLAEELLAVLFDADPVGATLYGIRDRDDQLADISAGTELALRERAENIRVRAMAVDTAHADLEQRLTIAVVVQQAQALVDQFDARSPEYTVIGNLFAPVAGVLFQLGQVPVADAQQAEDFLLRLRQIPEFTAAAAQRHREGVAAGRVPVRPLVGNAIEHLDGYLAAPDADPLLTPELSGASVEEERKRLLVDVVHPALREYRNVLAAEIAQHSRPAEQPGLCWINGGREIYRRLVHSQTTTEHTPEELHESGRTHLSSLRGEIGELGAKIWGESDPDAVLRRLQADPALYWRDGEELLTAARSAITRAEAVAPRWFGRLPSRPCEVRPVPGTASASTPIGVYLAPALDGSRPGVYFANTEQAEQRPRFASEVIAFHEVVPGHHLQFSLAQDRTDLPLLRRLISITAYTEGWGLYTERLADEMGLYSDDLARLGMVVQDLLRAARLVVDTGLHEFGWGRQQALDYLLAHTTLSRLEASSEIDRYISIPGQALSYLVGRLEIERIRRTARDRLGAAFDIRRFHDAILGHGALPLSTLDVLVREELA from the coding sequence GTGAGCACGCCCGCACAACTCGCCGAGGAACTGCTGGCCGTCCTGTTCGACGCAGACCCGGTCGGCGCGACGCTCTACGGCATCCGGGACCGCGACGACCAGCTGGCGGACATATCAGCAGGGACCGAGCTCGCGCTGCGGGAACGCGCGGAGAACATCCGGGTCCGGGCAATGGCGGTGGACACCGCGCACGCCGATCTGGAGCAGCGGCTGACCATCGCGGTGGTCGTGCAGCAGGCGCAGGCGCTGGTCGACCAGTTCGACGCCCGCTCCCCCGAGTACACCGTGATCGGGAACCTGTTCGCGCCGGTCGCGGGCGTGCTGTTCCAGCTGGGCCAGGTGCCTGTCGCCGACGCGCAGCAGGCCGAGGACTTCTTGCTGCGGCTGCGGCAGATCCCCGAGTTCACCGCTGCCGCCGCGCAGCGGCACCGCGAAGGAGTCGCCGCCGGACGGGTCCCGGTTCGACCGCTCGTCGGCAACGCGATCGAGCACCTCGACGGCTACCTCGCCGCGCCCGACGCCGACCCGCTGCTCACCCCGGAACTATCCGGCGCGTCGGTGGAGGAGGAGCGAAAGCGGCTGCTGGTCGACGTGGTGCATCCGGCGCTGCGGGAGTACCGGAACGTGCTCGCCGCCGAGATCGCCCAGCACTCGCGCCCCGCCGAGCAGCCCGGGCTGTGCTGGATCAACGGCGGCCGCGAGATCTACCGGCGACTGGTGCACAGCCAGACCACCACGGAGCACACCCCGGAAGAGCTGCACGAGAGCGGGCGGACCCACCTCTCGTCGCTGCGCGGCGAGATCGGCGAACTCGGCGCGAAGATCTGGGGCGAATCCGATCCCGATGCGGTGCTGCGCAGGCTGCAGGCGGACCCGGCGTTGTACTGGCGGGACGGCGAAGAGCTGCTGACCGCCGCGCGCAGCGCGATCACCAGGGCCGAAGCCGTGGCGCCGCGGTGGTTCGGGCGGCTGCCGAGCCGGCCGTGCGAGGTGCGCCCGGTGCCCGGCACCGCGTCGGCCAGCACACCAATCGGCGTCTACCTGGCGCCGGCGCTGGACGGTTCGCGGCCCGGCGTGTACTTCGCCAACACCGAGCAGGCCGAGCAGCGGCCTCGGTTCGCCTCCGAGGTGATCGCCTTCCACGAGGTCGTGCCCGGTCACCACCTGCAGTTCAGCCTGGCCCAGGACCGTACCGACCTGCCGCTGCTGCGCAGGCTGATCAGCATCACCGCCTACACCGAGGGCTGGGGCCTCTACACCGAGCGGCTGGCCGACGAGATGGGGCTGTACTCCGACGACCTGGCGCGGCTGGGCATGGTGGTGCAGGACCTGCTGCGGGCCGCGCGGCTGGTCGTCGACACCGGACTGCACGAGTTCGGTTGGGGCCGGCAGCAGGCGCTGGACTACCTGCTCGCGCACACCACGCTGTCCCGGCTGGAGGCCTCGTCCGAGATCGACCGCTACATCAGCATTCCCGGCCAGGCGTTGTCGTACCTGGTGGGGCGCTTGGAGATCGAGCGGATCCGGCGCACGGCCCGCGACCGGCTCGGCGCCGCCTTCGACATCCGCCGGTTCCACGACGCGATCCTGGGGCACGGCGCACTGCCGCTGTCCACATTGGACGTGCTTGTCCGCGAGGAACTCGCCTGA
- a CDS encoding aldo/keto reductase, giving the protein MGVVAWSPLGGGFLTGTVREVAEDDFRRNIPRFDAARLAANNGRYTPIRSLAAELGITPGQLALSWLLRQDPAVVPIPGSRTPAHIAENLEAARIGLPAGTLARVDQALREFAPLGTGSLR; this is encoded by the coding sequence GTGGGCGTCGTCGCGTGGAGCCCGCTGGGCGGCGGATTCCTCACCGGCACCGTGCGGGAGGTCGCCGAGGACGACTTCCGGCGCAACATCCCACGCTTCGACGCGGCGCGCCTGGCCGCCAACAACGGCCGCTACACGCCGATCCGGTCGCTGGCCGCGGAACTCGGCATCACGCCCGGTCAGCTCGCGCTTTCCTGGCTGCTGCGCCAGGATCCGGCCGTGGTGCCGATCCCGGGATCGCGGACGCCGGCGCACATCGCGGAGAACCTCGAAGCGGCCCGGATCGGCCTGCCCGCCGGCACCCTGGCCCGGGTGGACCAGGCGCTGCGCGAGTTCGCCCCGCTGGGCACCGGAAGCCTGCGGTGA
- a CDS encoding Lrp/AsnC family transcriptional regulator, which produces MLDEVDLALVDALQINPRASWTALAEVLELAPITLARRWQRLTDAGAAWITVALGNSSAKGATVEFACAPGSAVQVAERLAELPHVITVGVTTGEYQVFALVMAPTLGAISNVLLRTLPLPKEVTKVRSHVFGSTFGGIIWRLGVMNRSQAEQVRESVGPPPREIRPFGAADRALFLALGHDGRRSYASLASELNASPQAVKRRLDRLRRHGDITFRCDVARPLAGWHTMALLWLTVPDTEVQRIGKSLGSWPETRHCAAVTSPTNLGLIVGLRSLNHLDELLIRIAHEHPDAKVVDRKLVLRTTKVHGRILDDQGQSARVVPVDPWAALPT; this is translated from the coding sequence GTGCTGGACGAAGTGGATCTCGCGCTGGTGGACGCCCTGCAGATCAACCCGCGAGCGAGCTGGACCGCGCTGGCCGAGGTGCTGGAGCTGGCGCCCATCACGCTGGCCCGCCGCTGGCAGCGGCTGACCGACGCCGGTGCCGCCTGGATCACCGTGGCGCTGGGCAACAGCTCCGCGAAGGGCGCGACCGTCGAGTTCGCCTGCGCACCGGGTAGTGCGGTGCAGGTCGCCGAGCGGCTCGCGGAGTTGCCGCACGTGATCACCGTCGGCGTGACCACCGGCGAGTACCAGGTGTTCGCGCTTGTCATGGCGCCGACGCTGGGTGCGATCTCCAACGTGCTGCTGCGGACCCTGCCGCTGCCGAAGGAGGTCACCAAGGTCCGCAGCCACGTCTTCGGAAGCACCTTCGGCGGCATCATCTGGCGGCTGGGCGTGATGAACCGCAGCCAGGCCGAGCAGGTCCGGGAGTCCGTGGGTCCGCCGCCGCGGGAGATCCGGCCGTTCGGCGCCGCCGACCGCGCCCTGTTCCTGGCGCTCGGCCACGACGGCCGCCGCAGCTACGCGAGCCTGGCAAGCGAGCTGAACGCCTCGCCCCAGGCTGTGAAGCGCCGCCTCGACCGGCTCCGCCGGCACGGCGACATAACATTCCGCTGCGACGTGGCCCGCCCGCTGGCGGGCTGGCACACGATGGCGCTGCTGTGGCTGACGGTTCCCGACACCGAGGTGCAACGCATCGGCAAATCCCTGGGCAGCTGGCCGGAAACCCGGCACTGCGCGGCGGTGACGAGCCCGACGAACCTGGGCCTGATCGTGGGCCTGCGCTCCCTGAACCACCTGGACGAACTGCTGATCCGAATCGCCCACGAACACCCCGACGCCAAGGTGGTGGACCGCAAATTGGTCCTGCGGACGACGAAGGTCCACGGACGCATCCTCGACGACCAGGGCCAAAGCGCCCGAGTCGTCCCGGTAGACCCCTGGGCGGCCCTCCCGACCTGA
- a CDS encoding SDR family oxidoreductase, with the protein MSKVALVTGSSRGIGRAIAERLGADGMSVVVNYRADRAAADEVVAKIEASCGRATAVQADVTDPAQLRDLFDAAQGHFGGLDVLVNNVGTARFSPVAEASDEDFDVLFDTNARATFTALREAANRLRDGGRIVVISSGVTAANRPGTGLYGAAKAAGDQLVRVLAKELGPRRITVNSVRPGATRTDALAELQPESVLEQMAAQTPLGRIAEPADIADIAAFLASEDSRWVTGQMIHAGGGTF; encoded by the coding sequence TTGAGCAAGGTTGCCCTAGTGACGGGAAGCTCGCGCGGCATCGGCCGGGCCATCGCCGAGCGGCTCGGCGCCGACGGCATGAGCGTGGTCGTCAACTACCGAGCCGACCGGGCCGCCGCTGACGAGGTCGTCGCCAAGATCGAGGCCAGTTGCGGGCGAGCGACAGCGGTGCAGGCCGACGTCACCGACCCCGCGCAGCTGCGCGACCTGTTCGACGCTGCACAAGGGCATTTCGGCGGCCTCGACGTCCTGGTGAACAACGTCGGCACCGCCCGTTTCTCGCCCGTCGCCGAGGCCTCCGACGAGGACTTCGACGTGCTGTTCGACACCAACGCCCGCGCCACCTTCACGGCCCTGCGGGAGGCGGCGAACCGGCTGCGCGACGGCGGCCGGATCGTGGTGATCTCCAGCGGTGTCACGGCGGCGAACCGGCCCGGCACCGGCCTCTACGGCGCGGCCAAGGCCGCCGGCGACCAGCTGGTGCGAGTGCTGGCGAAGGAACTCGGACCGCGCCGGATCACCGTGAACAGCGTGCGACCCGGCGCAACACGCACCGATGCCCTGGCCGAACTGCAGCCCGAATCGGTCCTCGAGCAGATGGCCGCGCAGACCCCGCTGGGCCGCATCGCCGAGCCCGCCGACATCGCCGACATCGCGGCGTTCCTGGCCTCCGAAGACAGCCGGTGGGTCACCGGCCAGATGATCCACGCCGGCGGCGGCACCTTCTGA
- a CDS encoding MFS transporter produces the protein MTAVPHAPQVGAPDQPGRLSRAAAFWTLAATLLTFMCAAAAPSPLYSVYEAEWHFSAITLTVVFAVYAIALLAALVTVGALSDHVGRRPALLAALAIQAVAMVAFIAADGSGWLLAARILQGIATGLATGATSACLVDLRPQLAPLINTTTPGIGLGAGAIGSGLLVEYAPAPTTLVYVLLLAACAAAAVGVALMPETSPRRPGALASLRPEFGVPGNARGRFLAVVPILITTWSMTGFYMSLGPSLAIELLGINNHLVGGFVVCCLMGTSAMGSLVFRRRSPRAAIIAGSPVLLVGLLGTLAALAATSAPLFFASTVITGFGFGGAFLGAFGSVSRLAEPNGRAALFATVYTVNYSAFSLPAVAAGVAVTQVGLGVTANAYAIAVAVVAAVGFLAAVRLLPKH, from the coding sequence TTGACCGCTGTCCCGCATGCTCCCCAGGTCGGCGCGCCCGACCAACCCGGGCGCTTATCGCGCGCCGCCGCGTTCTGGACCCTCGCTGCCACACTGCTGACGTTCATGTGCGCTGCCGCGGCCCCGTCGCCTCTCTACTCCGTCTACGAGGCCGAATGGCACTTCTCCGCGATCACGCTGACGGTGGTCTTCGCGGTTTACGCGATCGCGCTGCTCGCCGCGCTCGTCACCGTCGGCGCTCTCTCCGACCACGTCGGTCGCCGCCCGGCGCTGCTCGCCGCGCTCGCCATCCAGGCCGTCGCCATGGTCGCGTTCATCGCCGCCGACGGCAGCGGCTGGCTGCTGGCCGCACGCATCTTGCAAGGCATCGCAACGGGTTTGGCGACGGGCGCGACCAGTGCCTGCCTGGTGGACCTCCGCCCGCAGCTCGCCCCGCTGATCAACACCACCACCCCAGGCATCGGCCTCGGGGCCGGCGCGATCGGCTCGGGCCTGCTCGTCGAGTACGCGCCCGCCCCGACCACCCTGGTCTACGTGCTGCTCCTCGCGGCGTGCGCGGCGGCGGCCGTCGGCGTCGCGCTGATGCCCGAGACGTCGCCGCGGCGGCCCGGCGCCCTGGCCTCGCTGCGGCCGGAGTTCGGCGTCCCGGGCAACGCCCGCGGCCGATTCCTCGCCGTGGTGCCGATCCTCATCACCACCTGGTCCATGACCGGCTTCTACATGTCGCTCGGCCCGTCCCTGGCCATCGAACTGCTCGGCATCAACAACCACCTGGTGGGCGGGTTCGTGGTCTGCTGCCTGATGGGGACGAGCGCGATGGGCTCGCTGGTGTTCCGCCGGCGGAGCCCGCGCGCCGCGATCATCGCGGGCTCGCCGGTCCTGCTGGTCGGGCTGCTTGGCACCCTCGCCGCGCTGGCCGCGACTTCGGCGCCGTTGTTCTTCGCCAGCACGGTGATCACCGGGTTCGGCTTCGGCGGCGCGTTCCTGGGCGCCTTCGGCAGCGTGTCCCGGCTCGCCGAACCGAACGGGCGCGCAGCCCTGTTCGCGACGGTCTACACGGTCAACTACTCGGCCTTCAGCCTTCCCGCGGTGGCGGCGGGAGTCGCCGTGACGCAGGTCGGTCTGGGCGTGACGGCCAACGCATACGCGATCGCGGTGGCGGTGGTGGCCGCCGTCGGTTTCCTCGCCGCGGTGCGGCTGCTGCCCAAGCACTGA